A single genomic interval of Gaiellales bacterium harbors:
- the tuf gene encoding elongation factor Tu — MAKQKFERNKPHLNIGTIGHIDHGKTTLTAAITKVLAENGTGSEFTDFDKIDKAPEERERGITINSSHVEYETENRHYAHVDCPGHADYVKNMITGAAQMDGAILVVSAADGPMPQTREHIVLARQVGVPYIVVFLNKADTVDDEELLDLVELEVRELLSKYDFPGDDLPVVRGSALKALEGDAEWTPKILELMAAVDEYVPEPPRDIDKPFLMPVEDVFTITGRGTVATGRVEQGQIKTGEEVEVVGIHKETSKTVVTGVEMFRKLLDSGQAGDNIGALLRGVKREEIERGQVLAKPGSITPHTQFEAQVYVLSKDEGGRHKPFFKGYRPQFYFRTTDVTGVVELKQDVEMVMPGDNAEMSVELIQPIAMDEGLRFAIREGGRTIGAGAVTKIIK, encoded by the coding sequence ATGGCCAAGCAGAAGTTCGAGCGCAACAAGCCGCACCTCAACATCGGCACCATCGGTCACATCGACCATGGCAAGACGACGCTCACCGCTGCCATCACCAAGGTTCTCGCGGAGAACGGCACGGGCTCGGAGTTCACCGACTTCGACAAGATCGACAAGGCCCCCGAGGAGCGCGAGCGCGGGATCACGATCAACTCCTCCCACGTCGAGTACGAGACCGAGAACCGGCACTACGCGCACGTCGACTGCCCGGGCCACGCCGACTACGTGAAGAACATGATCACGGGCGCCGCCCAGATGGACGGCGCGATCCTGGTCGTGTCCGCCGCCGACGGCCCGATGCCGCAGACGCGCGAGCACATCGTGCTCGCCCGCCAGGTCGGCGTTCCGTACATCGTCGTCTTCCTGAACAAGGCCGACACGGTGGACGACGAGGAGCTGCTCGACCTGGTCGAGCTCGAGGTGCGCGAGCTGCTCTCGAAGTACGACTTCCCCGGCGACGACCTGCCGGTCGTACGCGGCTCGGCGCTGAAGGCGCTCGAGGGCGACGCCGAGTGGACGCCGAAGATCCTGGAGCTCATGGCGGCCGTCGACGAGTACGTGCCGGAGCCCCCGCGCGACATCGACAAGCCGTTCCTGATGCCCGTCGAGGACGTCTTCACGATCACCGGCCGCGGCACCGTCGCCACCGGCCGCGTGGAGCAGGGCCAGATCAAGACCGGCGAGGAGGTCGAGGTCGTCGGCATCCACAAGGAGACCTCGAAGACGGTCGTGACCGGCGTCGAGATGTTCCGCAAGCTGCTCGACTCCGGCCAGGCCGGCGACAACATCGGCGCGCTCCTGCGTGGCGTCAAGCGCGAGGAGATCGAGCGCGGCCAGGTGCTCGCGAAGCCGGGCTCGATCACGCCGCACACGCAGTTCGAGGCCCAGGTGTACGTCCTCTCGAAGGACGAGGGCGGCCGTCACAAGCCGTTCTTCAAGGGCTACCGGCCGCAGTTCTACTTCCGCACGACCGACGTCACCGGCGTCGTCGAGCTGAAGCAGGACGTCGAGATGGTCATGCCCGGCGACAACGCCGAGATGTCCGTCGAGCTGATCCAGCCGATCGCCATGGACGAGGGCCTGCGCTTCGCCATCCGCGAGGGCGGCCGCACCATCGGCGCCGGCGCCGTCACCAAGATCATCAAGTAG
- the rpsJ gene encoding 30S ribosomal protein S10 yields MAQQKIRIRLKGYDHTLVDLSARSIVDTAQRSGATVSGPVPLPTEKNVYCVIRGPFKDKDSREHFEIRTHKRLIDIHQPTPKTVDSLMRLDLPAGVDIEIKL; encoded by the coding sequence GTGGCGCAGCAGAAGATCCGCATCAGGCTGAAGGGGTACGACCACACGCTGGTCGACCTGTCCGCACGCTCCATCGTGGATACGGCACAGCGGTCGGGCGCCACGGTGTCCGGCCCCGTGCCGCTCCCGACCGAGAAGAACGTCTACTGCGTCATCCGCGGGCCGTTCAAGGACAAGGACTCGCGGGAGCATTTCGAGATCCGCACGCACAAGCGGCTGATCGACATCCACCAGCCGACGCCCAAGACGGTCGACTCGCTCATGCGGCTCGACCTGCCCGCCGGCGTTGACATCGAGATCAAACTATGA